In a single window of the Micromonospora inositola genome:
- a CDS encoding dihydrofolate reductase family protein, with amino-acid sequence MRKLIVSTFLTLDGVMQAPGGPGEDDDGGFAHGGWSVNYWDELMGQVMGAAMTKPFDLVLGRRTYDIFAAHWPRATEEDGAKPLNDATKYVASRSRPALDWRNSVLIEGDAADGVAALKQEDGPELQVHGSGNLIQTLLRPNLVDEFRLWVFPVVLGSGKRLFSEGTVPAGLKLVDSKVSTTGVVIGTYEPAGEVVTGSFALD; translated from the coding sequence ATGAGAAAGCTGATCGTGAGCACCTTCCTGACCCTCGACGGGGTCATGCAGGCCCCTGGCGGACCCGGCGAGGACGACGACGGCGGCTTCGCGCACGGTGGCTGGTCGGTGAACTACTGGGACGAGCTGATGGGTCAGGTCATGGGCGCGGCGATGACCAAGCCGTTCGACCTCGTCCTCGGCCGCCGGACCTACGACATCTTCGCCGCACACTGGCCGCGCGCCACCGAGGAGGACGGCGCCAAGCCACTGAACGACGCCACCAAGTACGTCGCGTCGCGGAGCCGTCCCGCGCTGGACTGGCGCAACTCGGTCCTGATCGAGGGAGACGCGGCCGACGGTGTCGCGGCGCTCAAGCAGGAGGACGGGCCGGAACTGCAGGTGCACGGCAGCGGGAACCTGATCCAGACGCTGTTGCGGCCCAACCTCGTCGACGAGTTCCGCCTGTGGGTCTTCCCCGTCGTCCTCGGGTCGGGCAAGCGCCTGTTCTCGGAGGGCACCGTCCCCGCCGGGTTGAAGCTCGTCGACAGCAAGGTCTCCACCACCGGCGTCGTGATCGGCACGTACGAGCCGGCGGGCGAGGTCGTCACCGGATCGTTCGCGCTCGACTGA
- a CDS encoding MFS transporter: MSIAGQGRISPKASLVLLASILVSFLAASAAPTPLYGIYQARWHFSPITTTVVFAIYAAAVLASLLTFGKLSDHVGRRPVLLVAIAVQMISLVIFIFANGVPTLLAARFVQGIAAGAATGAVGAAMLDINRSRGTLANSLAPGIGTGSGALLSALLIQFLPAPTRLVYAVLLVILLIQGVGVVLMPETVTPMKGALQSLRPEIKLPRAVRGPVLVVAPVVFAVWALAGFFGALGPALVRALMNTSIVVAGLLLFVLGVVGSITVLLLRNAAARTVMLTGITALILGMIITLVAVMIESIPGFFIGLALGGVGFGAGFQGSLKTVMPLVEAHERASVFSLLYIVCYVGFGLPTVIAGFLVVYAGGLPRTANEYSVAIILLALVALLGLRKARKTSPG, from the coding sequence ATGAGTATCGCCGGACAGGGGCGCATCTCGCCGAAAGCCTCCCTGGTTCTGCTCGCCTCGATCCTGGTGTCGTTTCTGGCCGCGTCGGCAGCCCCGACCCCCCTCTACGGGATCTACCAGGCGCGCTGGCACTTCTCGCCGATCACGACCACCGTGGTGTTCGCGATCTACGCCGCCGCGGTGCTGGCGTCCCTGCTCACGTTCGGCAAGCTGTCCGACCATGTCGGGCGGCGGCCGGTCCTGCTCGTCGCGATCGCGGTCCAGATGATCTCGCTGGTCATCTTCATCTTCGCCAACGGCGTACCCACGCTGCTGGCCGCCCGCTTCGTACAGGGAATCGCGGCCGGCGCCGCCACCGGCGCCGTCGGTGCCGCCATGCTCGACATCAACCGCTCCCGCGGCACGCTCGCGAACTCTCTCGCCCCCGGTATCGGAACCGGTAGCGGTGCCCTGCTCTCGGCGCTGCTCATCCAGTTCCTGCCCGCGCCGACGCGACTGGTGTACGCCGTCCTGCTTGTGATCCTGCTGATCCAAGGCGTCGGGGTCGTCCTGATGCCGGAAACGGTCACGCCGATGAAGGGAGCGCTGCAGAGTCTGCGGCCGGAGATCAAGCTGCCCCGCGCCGTACGCGGGCCGGTACTGGTCGTCGCTCCGGTGGTCTTCGCCGTCTGGGCGCTGGCCGGCTTCTTCGGCGCGCTCGGCCCGGCGCTCGTGCGCGCCCTCATGAACACCTCGATCGTGGTTGCCGGCCTGCTCCTCTTCGTCCTCGGCGTCGTCGGGTCCATCACCGTCCTCCTGCTGCGCAACGCCGCCGCGCGGACCGTGATGCTTACCGGAATCACCGCTCTCATCCTGGGCATGATCATCACGCTGGTGGCGGTCATGATCGAGTCCATCCCCGGCTTCTTCATCGGCCTCGCGCTCGGAGGCGTCGGCTTCGGTGCCGGTTTCCAGGGCAGCCTCAAGACGGTCATGCCGCTCGTGGAGGCGCACGAACGCGCCAGCGTGTTCTCCCTGCTCTACATCGTCTGCTACGTCGGCTTCGGCCTGCCCACCGTCATTGCCGGCTTCCTCGTGGTCTACGCCGGCGGCCTGCCCCGGACCGCCAACGAATACTCCGTCGCCATCATCCTTCTCGCCCTGGTCGCCCTGCTCGGGCTACGCAAGGCCAGGAAGACGTCACCCGGCTGA
- a CDS encoding NADPH-dependent FMN reductase, with translation MTRIGIIIGSTRPGRNGETVARWVHDIATKRVDAEYELVDIKDFNLPHLDEMAPPSLGQYTQPHTLRWAEKIASFDGYVFVTPEYNHSTSGALKNAIDFLYAEWNNKATGFVSYGSVGGTRAVEHLRLVVAELQMADVRAQVALSLFTDFENFSVFKPGPHQVDAVNTMLDQLVAWSGALATLRAGTTMATPQSGT, from the coding sequence ATGACCAGAATCGGCATCATCATCGGCAGCACCCGTCCCGGCCGTAACGGGGAGACGGTGGCCCGCTGGGTGCACGACATCGCCACCAAGCGCGTCGACGCCGAGTACGAACTCGTCGACATCAAGGACTTCAACCTGCCGCACCTCGACGAGATGGCGCCCCCGTCGCTCGGGCAGTACACCCAGCCACACACCCTGCGATGGGCCGAAAAGATCGCCTCGTTCGACGGGTACGTCTTCGTGACGCCGGAGTACAACCACTCCACGTCCGGGGCGCTGAAGAACGCGATCGACTTCCTCTACGCCGAGTGGAACAACAAGGCGACCGGGTTCGTCAGCTACGGCAGCGTCGGCGGCACCCGCGCGGTGGAGCACCTGCGCCTGGTGGTGGCCGAGTTGCAGATGGCGGACGTACGGGCGCAGGTGGCACTCTCGCTCTTCACCGACTTCGAGAACTTCAGCGTCTTCAAGCCCGGCCCTCATCAGGTGGATGCGGTGAACACGATGCTCGACCAGTTGGTGGCCTGGAGCGGCGCGTTGGCAACCCTGCGGGCCGGCACCACGATGGCGACGCCCCAGTCCGGTACGTAG
- a CDS encoding tyrosine-type recombinase/integrase — MWHSYATWLVCDGVPINDMAKVMGHEQTSTTLDRYTHSTRDRDRRVLASFAAFSLPQGDQ; from the coding sequence CTGTGGCACTCGTACGCGACCTGGCTGGTCTGCGACGGCGTGCCGATCAACGACATGGCGAAGGTGATGGGACACGAGCAGACGTCCACGACCTTGGATCGCTACACCCACTCAACCCGTGACCGGGATCGCAGGGTGCTCGCGTCGTTTGCTGCCTTCTCGCTGCCTCAGGGCGACCAGTGA